The Dokdonia donghaensis DSW-1 DNA window CATCGTGATTAAGGTCAAAAGGTAGTAGTGATTGTGCATCTATAACTTCTACATTAATACCTACAGATAGAAGATCTTTTGCTACCTCCATAATAATACGCAACGTACTACCGTACGATAAAATTGTTATATCTGTACCTTCTTTTACAGTCTCTACAACACCTATAGGTGTTTTAAATTCTCCTATATTAGTAGGTAAGTTTTCTTTAAGTCTATAGCCATTAAGACACTCTACAACTAGTGCAGGTTCATCACTTTCTAAAAGCGTGTTATAAAAACCTGCTGCTTTTACCATATTACGTGGTGTAAGCACATACATACCTCTTAACAAGTGTATAATCGCTCCCATTTGAGACCCACTATGCCAGATACCCTCTAGTCTGTGACCTCGAGTACGCACTATAAGTGGTGCTTTTTGTTTACCGTGAGTTCTATATCTTAATGTTGCAAGGTCATCACTCATTATTTGGATTGCATACAGTATGTAATCTAAATATTGAATCTCTGCAATAGGGCGGAGACCTCTCATAGCCATACCAATACCTTGACCTATAATTGTTGCCTCTCGTATACCTACATCTGCTACGCGCAGTTCACCATACTTTTCTTGCATTCCCTCAAGACCTTGGTTTACATCACCTATAGCTCCTGCATCTTCTCCAAAAACTAATGTGTTAGGATACTTTGCAAAAATTGCATCAAAGTTATCTCGTAGTACTACACGACCATCTACTAGGTTTTCTTCTCCGTAAGTAGGAGCAATAGCAGGTACAGACGTTGCACCATTACCATTCTCATTATATAGATGAGCACTGTATTGAGGCTGTATTTTTGCTGTGTAGTTATCTATCCACTCTATGAGTTGCGTTCTAGCTGGAGTATCTTCTCCTATTGTATATCTGAGTGCCTTACGAGCTGTGCCTAGTAAGTCAGATTTAAGAGCCTCTTTATTATCTATAAGATCGCTTAGTAGCGGTTTTATAAAACTCCCGTTACTAGAATTACTTATGAGTGTTTCTAATATGGTGACAATTTTCTGCTTTTCTTTTTTTATAGGGTGTAAAAATGCTTCCCAAGCAGCTTTTTTACCATCTCTTACCTTTTTCTTAAGGTCTTTATCTATCACCTTAAGCTCTTCATCTGTAGCGAGCCCTTGATCTATAATCCAGGTTCTAAACTGTACATTACAGTCAGACTCACGCTCCCATTGTAATCTATCTTGATCTTTATAACGCTCGTGTGATCCAGACGTAGAGTGTCCTTGTGGCTGTGTAAGTTCTACCACGTGTACTAAAACAGGTACGTGCTCTTTACGAGCAATAGCACCAGCACGTTCATAAGCATCTACTAGGGCAGGGTAGTCCCATCCTTTTACTTTTATAATCTCATAACCATTATCTTCTTCATCACGCTGGAAGCCTGCAAGAATTTTTGAGATACTTTCTTTCGTAGTTTGGTGTTTAGCGTGTACTGAGATACCATACTCATCATCCCATACACTTATTACCATAGGTACCTGTAGTACACCAGCAGCGTTTATGGTTTCAAAAAATAAACCTTCACTAGTACTTGCGTTACCTATTGTTCCCCAGGCTACTTCATCACCGTTGTTTGAGAAGTTTTCACCTTGAGCTTCTTTTACATTTCTGTAAATCTTTGATGCTTGTGCAAGACCTAATAACCTAGGCATTTGGCCAGCAGTAGGTGAGATATCAGAACTTGAGTTCTTTTGTTGTAGTAAGTTTTTCCAATTTCCATCTGGGTCAAGACTATGCGTGGCAAAATGTCCACCCATTTGCTTCCCGGCACTCATAGGGTCAAAAGCGATATCTGTATGAGCATAAAGACCTGCAAAAAACTCTTCTATAGAGAGATGATCTATGGCCATCATAAATGTTTGATCACGGTAGTACCCTGATCTAAAGTCACCATTTTTAAAAGCACGTGCCCAAGCAAGCTGTGGTAATTCTTTACCATCTCCAAAAATACCAAACTTCGCCTTACCTGTAAGTACTTCTCTTCGGCCTAAAAGGCTACACTCTCTACTCGTTACCGCTATGCGATAATCATTAAGAACAGATTGTTTAAAATCTTCATAAGATAAAGCTGCTTTTGTATCTAGGTTACTTGCCATATGTACATATTGGATTTAAGACGTAAAAATAGCCAAAAGTTTGTCGTGATGCAATACCCCTAGGCGTTAAAAAGTTGTAAAATTCATACCAAAAAGTAATTTATATAGATGTATATTTAAAAATATGCAATAATTATCTTTTCTGTTGAGGATTTATCAATTTTAAAACCAATAAAAACACTATCTAATACCACTTACGTGAAAACAGCCCAATGACCGTATCTACACTTAGTTGAAGTTGAAATCTTATTTTTTGATCATAATTGGGTTGACCAATTTCCCATCCAAGATTTGAATATATAGGAAAATACAACTCAAAGTAGTCATCTAGTAAACTTACTTGTATACCAGAATCATAGACCAGCTTGCCATTTGCTCTTTTGTTTTTTACAACACCAACGTCTCCATAAGCATAGAAGTATTTCCACAAAGTTGTACTTGCATTTGCTGTAAACATCCACTCATTTGCAAAAACGGGTGCCACATCATCTAGTTGTGATTTAAAACCACCTTCTGCTATGATTATTTGTTGAGAGAATACCCCGCTATTTTCTGAACGGCCATAATAATTATAGTCAAATAAATAATCTGTAGGTCTATCTAATGCAAAACTAAAAAAGTCACCATCAGACTGTGTTTTATTATAGGTAAATATCCCGCCAAACAAGCGCACATTGAGTTGTCTATTGTTTAAGAATAAACGTCTGTAAAAGATGTTACCAGAAAGCTTTCCAAAATTTCGAGCAAATTGCACATCACCCATAAGATTAAGTGTGTGAATAATACCTGGATTAAACCGACTATATCTTAAATTAAGTACATCATAATTAGGTGTAGGCAGCGGTACTAGTGGGTCTTCTTGACGCTGCACACTCACATACCTTGCAGACACAAATTGACGCTTATCTGCTCGTAAATTTGAAGTTCTAAACCTCAAATTTACAAATGGAGTTACCCTAGTAAACAATAAATCTGGAGCATAAGAAAATCTATTGCCAGAAATGCCATAGCGCAGTCCATAAAGCCCTTGGTTTTGAAAATCGTGTCGGTATGATATAGAGGCACTACCTATGAGCTTTTTTGATTTGAGCCCTATCTGTGGTTCTATTTTATAGTTAAGTGCTTTTGTAAGTAATGTTTTATTATACAATTTTACTCCTGGAGAAAAACCATCATAGAGGTTAAACTCTGCCACAGGCATAAAGAATAACTGGTTTTTTGAAGGGTTTTCAAAATCCTGGAAGAACTTAAATTGCAATGGCTTATCAATACCCAAAAATGCTCCAGGCTTCTCATAATTATTACGCAAGTTATTTTCTGGGACTATATTCTCATAATTAAGGACAAAACGGTCTGCGTTGTCAGTGGCGTAGGAAAGCGTAGTATCCCTCTCCTTTCCAGATACCCAGCGTGTGCTTGTAAGGCTGTCATCTTTAAAACTATAAACAGGTATAGGAGTTTTACGTCTTTTTTTATTCTTTACAGTAACATATATAGAATCTCCTTTTACTTTAGAGTTTTTTAGGGCATAATCTATACGCTCATTTGATGTGATATACTCATCAAAAAACCAACTCACATCCTTGCTGCTCTTAGACCTTACTAGTGTTTTAAAATTATTTGATCTTGTAGGCTTTAATGCATTCTCCTCGTAAAAAATTTTAATAACGTCATCTAGTACCTCGTCGCCTAAATACTCATTAAGATAATTAAGACCGACACCGCTTTTATAAGAATACCCTATGTTTTTATTGTACTTAATAAGCTTATCATAAGGAGTATCTAATCCTTGATCAAGATTAAGTCTAGAGATATGAGTATATAGAATAGGGAATTGATCATTAAACTCAAGTTTAGACGCATAAAACTGGCGTACGAGCCAGTATTTATCAAGACCGCCTACAACTTTAAGATCAGGGTAAAACGTATCAATATATTTTTGAAGCATATAGACTTTGAGTCCATCTATGAGCCACCTATCTTCACGTAGGTTTACAAGTAGTGTATTATTAATATAATTATTAATAGTAGTCTTGAGCAGTTTGATTTCATACTTAAAGCCATCTGGAAAAGGACTAATAAAGCTAGGTAACTCATTAAGTCCATAAACTGGCTGCTCTTTGTAATCAAGATCTGTAACCAGTATTTTATTAAAAGGATATGCTCCTAGATTTTTATCTAGAAAGCCTGCTATGCGGTCTGTAATAAGGGCCCTTATTTGAGGTGGTAATGTGCCATTTTGTAAGTTTGAAACTATAGTTACATAATCTGTTTGTACCTCTTCATAAGTAGAGTTTTTGAGAAGAAATATTTTGGCATCTGTACGCTGTTTACCCGTAAGGCGTGTTAACTTTTCGCCTTGAGAGTATGAAGAACCTTGTGAAGACTTTTCTAAATCTGTAACAAGCGTAAACCCAACCGGAATAGAAAAACTAACCGTAATATCAGACTGCGGAAAATATCTATCATTAAGATTTTTGTTACTATAATATTGCCACCCATTATCATAAACTGACGGTGTCATAAACCAGTACCTCAAGTTATAGTCACCGCCGCGAGTTATACCATAATCAGTAAATTTTGCATCTGGTAGGGTAACGGTATACTGTAAATTTAAAATAACCGTTTCGCCAGCAGGTACAGGTATTTTTAAAATCACTTTTATAATGTCTGGAAAGCCTTGTGGTCTTGTATACTGCAGGATAGACCCCTGGCCAGAGATGGCCTTTACGGCTGTAAACCCACGTTCATTATCTGGAGCGAGGTGGAATTTTTTTTCAAAAGATTCGGCAAATCTTTTTGCTAGGGGAGTGGTCTTGCTAGAGAAACTATGCGCCCAGTCTGTGAGATAAACTTCCTCCCAAACATCTGTAGACGTGTTTTGTACAGCAATTTGCTGTTGTATTGTTATAGATCTCTCATCTGGCTGTAATTGAGCATTTATGGTCATCGCATTCTGACCTATCGCTACATAGCTAGATACAATCAAAAATAGAAGTGAGTAAAAATGTTTCAATATAGATGTAAATGGGGTTTAATATAAAAACGAATACAAAGGAGATTTATGATACATTCAGAACTAGAATATTGATTAAATCTCCTATTGTAATTGTAAGAGTCTTTTAATGTGTGGGTTACGCTTTCGCGAAAGCGTAATACTACTAGAAATTAGGACTTAACTGATACTCGTCATAGAAGTTATTGAGCACCTCAATCACCTCGTCAGACGTGTCTACAAGATGAATAAGATCCATATCTCCAGCACTTATATTGTTAAAAGAGTCAAGTAGAGTTTCTTTTACCCAGTCCATTAAACCTCCCCAAAACTCAGTACCCACAAGGATAATAGGAAACTTCTGAATTTTATGCGTTTGTATAAGTGTGATTGCTTCAAAGAGTTCATCTAGCGTACCAAATCCTCCTGGCATTACTACAAAACCCTGAGAATACTTAACAAACATTACTTTTCTTACAAAGAAGTAATCAAAGTCTAAGCTTTTATCGCTGTCTATATATGGGTTGTCGTGTTGCTCAAATGGCAGTTCTATATTAAGCCCTACAGAGGTTCCTCCGGCAAGATGTGCACCGCGGTTACCAGCTTCCATAATACCAGGCCCTCCACCTGTGATGACTCCGTAACCGTTATCTGCAATCTTTTCGGCAACCTCTACGGCTAGTTTGTAATATTTGTGGTCTGGTTTCGTACGTGCACTTCCAAAAATGGATACACAAGGCCCTATACGGCTCATTTTTTCAAAACCATTTACAAATTCACCCATTATTTTAAATATGGCCCAAGAGTCGTTTGTTTTTTTCTCGTTCCAACCTTTTGGTCTACTTTCGTTGCGCATTCTAGTATTTTTATATTGTTAGTAAGACGTTTTTGCTATGTAAGCGTTACGTCTAGTTCATTTCTTTTTTTAAGAACTCAGCTGTGTAGCCTTTATTCTTTTTAATTATTTGTTCTGGCGTACCTA harbors:
- a CDS encoding metalloprotease — protein: MKHFYSLLFLIVSSYVAIGQNAMTINAQLQPDERSITIQQQIAVQNTSTDVWEEVYLTDWAHSFSSKTTPLAKRFAESFEKKFHLAPDNERGFTAVKAISGQGSILQYTRPQGFPDIIKVILKIPVPAGETVILNLQYTVTLPDAKFTDYGITRGGDYNLRYWFMTPSVYDNGWQYYSNKNLNDRYFPQSDITVSFSIPVGFTLVTDLEKSSQGSSYSQGEKLTRLTGKQRTDAKIFLLKNSTYEEVQTDYVTIVSNLQNGTLPPQIRALITDRIAGFLDKNLGAYPFNKILVTDLDYKEQPVYGLNELPSFISPFPDGFKYEIKLLKTTINNYINNTLLVNLREDRWLIDGLKVYMLQKYIDTFYPDLKVVGGLDKYWLVRQFYASKLEFNDQFPILYTHISRLNLDQGLDTPYDKLIKYNKNIGYSYKSGVGLNYLNEYLGDEVLDDVIKIFYEENALKPTRSNNFKTLVRSKSSKDVSWFFDEYITSNERIDYALKNSKVKGDSIYVTVKNKKRRKTPIPVYSFKDDSLTSTRWVSGKERDTTLSYATDNADRFVLNYENIVPENNLRNNYEKPGAFLGIDKPLQFKFFQDFENPSKNQLFFMPVAEFNLYDGFSPGVKLYNKTLLTKALNYKIEPQIGLKSKKLIGSASISYRHDFQNQGLYGLRYGISGNRFSYAPDLLFTRVTPFVNLRFRTSNLRADKRQFVSARYVSVQRQEDPLVPLPTPNYDVLNLRYSRFNPGIIHTLNLMGDVQFARNFGKLSGNIFYRRLFLNNRQLNVRLFGGIFTYNKTQSDGDFFSFALDRPTDYLFDYNYYGRSENSGVFSQQIIIAEGGFKSQLDDVAPVFANEWMFTANASTTLWKYFYAYGDVGVVKNKRANGKLVYDSGIQVSLLDDYFELYFPIYSNLGWEIGQPNYDQKIRFQLQLSVDTVIGLFSRKWY
- a CDS encoding TIGR00730 family Rossman fold protein, producing the protein MRNESRPKGWNEKKTNDSWAIFKIMGEFVNGFEKMSRIGPCVSIFGSARTKPDHKYYKLAVEVAEKIADNGYGVITGGGPGIMEAGNRGAHLAGGTSVGLNIELPFEQHDNPYIDSDKSLDFDYFFVRKVMFVKYSQGFVVMPGGFGTLDELFEAITLIQTHKIQKFPIILVGTEFWGGLMDWVKETLLDSFNNISAGDMDLIHLVDTSDEVIEVLNNFYDEYQLSPNF
- a CDS encoding alpha-ketoacid dehydrogenase subunit alpha/beta produces the protein MASNLDTKAALSYEDFKQSVLNDYRIAVTSRECSLLGRREVLTGKAKFGIFGDGKELPQLAWARAFKNGDFRSGYYRDQTFMMAIDHLSIEEFFAGLYAHTDIAFDPMSAGKQMGGHFATHSLDPDGNWKNLLQQKNSSSDISPTAGQMPRLLGLAQASKIYRNVKEAQGENFSNNGDEVAWGTIGNASTSEGLFFETINAAGVLQVPMVISVWDDEYGISVHAKHQTTKESISKILAGFQRDEEDNGYEIIKVKGWDYPALVDAYERAGAIARKEHVPVLVHVVELTQPQGHSTSGSHERYKDQDRLQWERESDCNVQFRTWIIDQGLATDEELKVIDKDLKKKVRDGKKAAWEAFLHPIKKEKQKIVTILETLISNSSNGSFIKPLLSDLIDNKEALKSDLLGTARKALRYTIGEDTPARTQLIEWIDNYTAKIQPQYSAHLYNENGNGATSVPAIAPTYGEENLVDGRVVLRDNFDAIFAKYPNTLVFGEDAGAIGDVNQGLEGMQEKYGELRVADVGIREATIIGQGIGMAMRGLRPIAEIQYLDYILYAIQIMSDDLATLRYRTHGKQKAPLIVRTRGHRLEGIWHSGSQMGAIIHLLRGMYVLTPRNMVKAAGFYNTLLESDEPALVVECLNGYRLKENLPTNIGEFKTPIGVVETVKEGTDITILSYGSTLRIIMEVAKDLLSVGINVEVIDAQSLLPFDLNHDVVKSIKKTNRFIVIDEDMPGGASAYLLDEVLNKQNAYKYLDSKPETLAAQQHRPAYGTDGDYFSKPSADDIFEKIYGMMHEANPSSFPKLR